A single genomic interval of Halostella salina harbors:
- a CDS encoding thiamine-phosphate synthase family protein, whose protein sequence is MRFVEEIVVEEFLPTFRSMLAEDLRERGLTQSEVAEALGISQSAVSKYAHGDVARREEFLGDERVQELVERVGEGLTEGGMSPVQALVEAEVLIRRLEDGDVLARLHEDAMPELAEYDGSFRVHDPESELRTTERVLSSVRRGLRRLENTSGFATLIPAVGSNLVVCTPDAEGLDDVAGVPGRIFDVKGRATVPSEPEFGVSEHVATVLLSARRAGSDARAALNVRYSPAIVERLTDAGLTTAEFDGDRPTEEAVPAALATDPDADVLYQTGGYGVEPIVYLLGPDAETVAERVGELV, encoded by the coding sequence ATGAGGTTCGTCGAGGAGATCGTCGTCGAGGAGTTCCTCCCGACGTTCCGGTCGATGCTGGCCGAGGACCTCCGGGAGCGCGGGCTGACCCAGAGCGAGGTGGCCGAGGCGCTCGGGATCAGCCAGTCGGCCGTCTCGAAGTACGCCCACGGCGATGTGGCGCGCCGCGAGGAGTTTCTCGGGGACGAGCGCGTGCAGGAGCTCGTCGAGCGCGTCGGCGAGGGGCTGACCGAGGGCGGGATGTCGCCGGTGCAGGCGCTCGTCGAGGCGGAGGTGCTGATCCGGCGGCTGGAGGACGGCGACGTGCTCGCCCGGCTCCACGAGGACGCGATGCCCGAACTCGCCGAGTACGACGGCTCGTTCCGGGTCCACGACCCCGAGAGCGAACTGCGGACGACCGAGCGGGTGCTCTCGTCGGTCCGGCGCGGCCTCCGGCGGCTGGAGAACACGTCCGGCTTCGCCACGCTGATCCCGGCGGTCGGGTCGAACCTCGTCGTCTGCACGCCCGACGCCGAGGGGCTGGACGACGTGGCCGGCGTCCCGGGCCGGATCTTCGACGTGAAAGGACGGGCGACCGTGCCGAGCGAGCCCGAGTTCGGCGTCAGCGAGCACGTCGCGACGGTCCTCCTCTCGGCACGGCGGGCCGGCAGCGACGCGCGGGCGGCGCTGAACGTCCGGTACTCGCCGGCGATCGTCGAACGGCTGACGGACGCCGGCCTGACGACCGCGGAGTTCGACGGCGACCGGCCGACCGAGGAGGCCGTGCCCGCGGCGCTGGCGACTGATCCGGACGCGGACGTGCTGTACCAGACCGGCGGCTACGGCGTCGAGCCGATCGTCTACCTCCTCGGGCCGGACGCCGAGACGGTCGCCGAGCGCGTCGGGGAGCTGGTGTAG
- a CDS encoding class I SAM-dependent methyltransferase, with product MGRATTAQAFYGRWAALYDAIARYTPGVARLRARAADALELSPGDTVVEMGCGTGANLPYLRDRVGPGGTVVGVDFTGPVLGRARRLAERRGWDNVHVVRGDAARPPVVERVDGVLASFVVGMLDDPAATVDRWCDLVGAGGNVVLLDAALSDRAVAAPVNAAFRAVTVLSTPPTLKLRYVDSPHERLRQRVAEAREALRGRASAVAHEDHWLGIVRLTGGRIDGGR from the coding sequence ATGGGCCGGGCGACGACGGCACAGGCGTTCTACGGACGCTGGGCGGCGCTGTACGACGCCATCGCGCGATACACGCCCGGCGTCGCCCGCCTCCGGGCACGAGCAGCCGACGCGCTCGAACTCTCGCCCGGCGACACCGTCGTCGAGATGGGCTGTGGCACCGGCGCGAACCTGCCGTACCTCCGTGACCGGGTCGGTCCCGGAGGGACCGTCGTCGGCGTCGACTTCACCGGGCCGGTCCTCGGCCGTGCCCGCCGGCTGGCCGAGCGGCGGGGGTGGGACAACGTCCACGTCGTGCGCGGCGACGCGGCGCGGCCGCCCGTGGTCGAGCGCGTCGACGGCGTGCTGGCGTCGTTCGTGGTCGGAATGCTCGACGACCCGGCCGCGACGGTCGATCGCTGGTGTGACCTCGTCGGCGCAGGCGGCAACGTCGTCCTGCTCGACGCGGCGCTCTCCGACCGGGCGGTCGCCGCCCCGGTGAACGCGGCGTTCCGGGCCGTGACGGTCCTCTCGACGCCGCCGACGCTCAAACTCCGCTACGTCGACTCGCCCCACGAACGCCTGCGTCAGCGAGTGGCCGAGGCGCGCGAGGCCCTCCGCGGTCGGGCGAGCGCGGTCGCCCACGAGGACCACTGGCTCGGCATCGTCCGCCTCACGGGCGGTCGGATCGACGGCGGCCGATAA
- a CDS encoding DUF7001 family protein, whose translation MPDTVTLYEPPDYDGAPPVDASAIADWLRDRVDATVAVRGRFLDEHRTEDLAERFAAARVLDPNERDTGNTMLGVVRYEERALDDPAREGGVLYDGVAVQRALNAALPSDERGLDHLHVALLDRAFGTWGDHDGRWHKRVSALGQPALVSVPGLYEAPAKPESYYREQQRHALLSGDAPPREVLENRVDGEFLVEDDPRTTEALKGYVLSAVHLAATGEGFCDDPDCRLSNPHRQPGVVRAQLREPAFCEAHADRYG comes from the coding sequence ATGCCCGACACCGTCACGCTCTACGAGCCGCCCGACTACGACGGCGCGCCGCCGGTCGACGCCAGCGCGATCGCCGACTGGCTCCGGGACCGCGTCGACGCAACCGTCGCGGTCCGCGGTCGGTTCCTCGACGAGCACCGCACCGAGGACCTCGCGGAGCGGTTCGCGGCAGCGCGGGTGCTCGACCCGAACGAACGCGACACCGGCAACACGATGCTCGGGGTCGTCCGCTACGAGGAACGGGCGCTGGACGACCCGGCGCGCGAGGGGGGCGTGCTGTACGACGGCGTCGCAGTCCAGCGTGCGCTCAACGCCGCACTTCCGTCCGATGAGCGCGGTCTGGACCACCTCCACGTCGCGCTGCTGGACCGGGCGTTCGGCACCTGGGGCGACCACGACGGCCGCTGGCACAAGCGCGTGAGCGCCCTCGGACAGCCGGCGCTGGTGTCCGTGCCGGGGCTGTACGAGGCCCCGGCCAAGCCCGAGTCGTACTACCGCGAGCAGCAGCGTCACGCTTTGCTGTCCGGCGACGCACCACCGCGGGAGGTGCTGGAGAACCGCGTCGACGGTGAGTTCCTCGTCGAGGACGACCCCAGAACCACCGAGGCGCTGAAGGGGTACGTCCTGAGCGCCGTCCACCTCGCGGCGACCGGCGAGGGGTTCTGCGACGACCCCGACTGCCGGCTCTCGAACCCGCACCGCCAGCCCGGCGTCGTTCGCGCGCAGCTACGCGAGCCGGCGTTCTGCGAGGCGCACGCCGACCGGTACGGGTGA